From a single Euzebyales bacterium genomic region:
- a CDS encoding alpha/beta hydrolase family protein, which produces MAHLRCDFFSDALELSTSMTVVLPQPTTSQIGMTGTAPAGDPPVLYLLHGLSDDDTIWLRRTSIERYVAPLGLAVVMPQVHRSFYLDGVHTGRYWTFVAEELPDIVARFFRVSVRREDTFVAGLSMGGYGALRLALHQPERFAAAASLSGVLDVPSLQQQSGRDQLMTAVFDGRDAAGSDDDLIDLLGRVDAATLPALYVACGTEDPVVDGNHRFVEAACDHGVDVTPSFGPGEHEWELWDTTIRDVLAWLPLAYHGTTSADGTIRPAGT; this is translated from the coding sequence ATGGCACACCTGCGCTGCGACTTCTTCTCCGATGCGCTCGAGCTGTCGACGTCGATGACGGTCGTCCTGCCGCAGCCCACCACGTCACAGATCGGCATGACCGGGACGGCACCGGCAGGCGATCCTCCCGTGCTCTACCTGCTGCACGGGTTGTCCGACGACGACACGATCTGGCTGCGGCGCACGTCGATCGAGCGGTACGTCGCGCCCCTCGGCCTGGCGGTCGTGATGCCACAGGTCCACCGCAGCTTCTACCTCGACGGTGTGCACACCGGCCGCTACTGGACGTTCGTCGCCGAGGAGCTGCCCGACATCGTCGCGCGGTTCTTCCGCGTGTCGGTTCGCCGTGAGGACACGTTCGTGGCCGGCCTGTCGATGGGCGGGTACGGTGCGCTGCGCCTGGCGCTTCACCAGCCCGAGCGTTTCGCCGCCGCCGCCAGCCTCTCGGGCGTGCTGGACGTGCCGTCGTTGCAGCAGCAGAGCGGCCGCGACCAGCTGATGACGGCGGTGTTCGACGGTCGCGACGCGGCCGGATCCGACGACGACCTGATCGACCTGCTCGGTCGGGTGGACGCGGCGACGCTGCCGGCGCTGTACGTCGCGTGCGGCACGGAGGACCCGGTGGTCGACGGCAACCACAGGTTTGTCGAGGCCGCCTGTGACCACGGGGTCGACGTGACCCCGTCGTTCGGGCCCGGCGAGCACGAGTGGGAGCTGTGGGATACGACGATCCGGGACGTACTTGCGTGGCTGCCGCTCGCTTACCACGGCACGACGTCGGCCGATGGGACGATCCGGCCGGCGGGCACGTGA